In a single window of the Rhodamnia argentea isolate NSW1041297 chromosome 2, ASM2092103v1, whole genome shotgun sequence genome:
- the LOC115757527 gene encoding F-box/FBD/LRR-repeat protein At1g13570-like, translated as MSYDGRILQQKREAPKSPCQTEIELDRFSRLPGHIIDQILSQLSIRDAVRTSVLSTKWRYKWATLPNLVFDNQCISLTSQDQVVIKSKLVSIIDHVLLLHNGPVYKFRLSHRDLVGITDIDRWILHLSRSPIREFVLEIWKGQRYKLHSCLFSCQNLMHLELFNCLVRPPSTFHGFKNLKSLDLQHVTMGQDVFEHLITTCPLLERLTLMNFDGFSHLNIDAPSLLFFDIGGVFDDVSFINTFQLALVSIGLYAKDKISKRPGCTSNLLKFFAHLPHIRRLEIQSYFLKYLAVGDVPSKLPSPCVDLGYLSVRINFDDWEENKAALCLLRSSPNLQELEILARPEEGFTTDSFVSFWEGEHWSCMFDQLRLVKVSGISGTRLELGFISFLLLASPALERMTMKPASANGQFLMMKELLRFRRASVRAEIIYLDP; from the exons ATG TCATATGATGGACGAATCTTGCAGCAGAAAAGAGAAGCACCCAAAAGTCCTTGCCAGACGGAGATTGAACTGGATAGGTTCAGTCGCTTGCCAGGACATATTATAGATCAAATCCTGTCTCAGTTGTCGATAAGGGATGCAGTAAGAACAAGTGTTCTGTCCACAAAATGGCGGTACAAGTGGGCCACACTTCCAAATCTTGTATTTGACAACCAATGTATTTCACTTACTTCCCAAGACCAGGTAGTCATCAAGAGTAAGCTTGTGAGCATTATCGACCATGTTCTCTTACTTCATAATGGTCCAGTGTACAAATTTCGGCTTTCTCATCGAGATCTTGTTGGTATCACCGATATCGACCGGTGGATTCTCCATCTGTCAAGGAGCCCTATCAGAGAATTTGTTCTTGAAATATGGAAGGGCCAAAGATACAAGCTGCATTCTTGTTTGTTTTCATGCCAGAACTTGATGCATTTGGAGCTGTTTAATTGTTTGGTCAGACCTCCATCAACGTTTCATGGTTTTAAGAATTTAAAGAGCCTCGACCTGCAACACGTTACAATGGGGCAAGATGTGTTTGAACATCTTATAACAACCTGTCCTCTTCTCGAAAGACTGAcgttgatgaattttgatggttTCTCTCATCTTAACATTGATGCACCAAGCCTTTTGTTCTTTGACATTGGAGGTGTCTTTGATGATGTAAGTTTCATAAATACATTCCAGTTAGCTCTAGTCTCCATTGGCTTGTATGCCAAAGATAAGATCAGCAAACGGCCTGGTTGTACTAGCAATTTGCTCAAGTTCTTTGCTCATTTGCCCCATATTCGAAGACTTGAGATACAGAGTTACTTTTTGAAG TATTTGGCTGTTGGGGATGTGCCATCGAAGTTGCCTAGCCCATGTGTGGATCTCGGTTACCTTTCAGTGCGCATAAACTTTGATGACTGGGAAGAGAATAAAGCTGCTTTATGCCTATTAAGAAGCTCCCCAAATTTACAAGAACTTGAGATATTG GCTCGGCCTGAAGAAGGGTTTACTACAGATAGTTTTGTTAGCTTTTGGGAAGGCGAGCATTGGAGTTGCATGTTTGACCAACTGCGGCTGGTGAAAGTTTCTGGAATATCTGGAACAAGGCTTGAGCTGGGTTTCATAAGCTTCCTGCTTTTGGCTTCTCCCGCACTTGAGAGGATGACCATGAAGCCCGCTTCGGCCAATGGACAATTTCTGATGATGAAAGAGTTGCTGCGGTTTCGGCGGGCATCTGTTCGAGCAGAAATCATCTATTTGGATCCTTGA
- the LOC115757540 gene encoding F-box/FBD/LRR-repeat protein At1g13570-like: MRISQVSVRMTNEFDVISNLPGYIMDQILSGLPIKEAVRTSILSRKWRYKWSSLPVLVFDEQCTEDSFSQPHQNLVKIIDKVLLLHIGPIQKFKLSHKEFCATSDIDHWILRLSRASVEEIVLDIWNGQFYKIPTSLFNCQDLIHLELYGCLVKIPSTFEGFKNLESLDLQFIELSPDGLEALISSCPLLKHLILNNLVGITQVNLEASNLEWLDVQGAFQDVAFGVMNSLKSVTVGFSDDIANKHGPDNANTISLHKLFQNLPKIQSLKLENYSLKYLAIGNVPQTLPIEPLHLNYLFTCIDFNSVEEILTVICLIRSSPQLKQVDFQNRAKDQQTTRIGTMADFWEDHGVCCLEQVQVVSVGGIFGSELELELMKFMLTSLPNLQKMTIQPNSTCGEGKLLRELLRSRRASTQAEVIFI, from the exons atgag AATATCGCAGGTGAGCGTAAGAATGACGAATGAATTTGACGTGATCAGCAATTTACCGGGGTACATAATGGATCAAATACTGTCGGGCCTGCCGATTAAGGAGGCGGTGAGGACCAGCATTTTGTCAAGAAAGTGGAGGTACAAATGGTCCTCTCTTCCAGTACTTGTGTTTGATGAGCAATGTACGGAGGATTCTTTCTCTCAACCACATCAAAACTTGGTGAAGATAATTGACAAGGTCCTCTTGCTTCATATTGGCCCAATACAGAAGTTCAAGCTCTCTCACAAAGAATTTTGTGCTACTAGTGACATTGACCACTGGATTCTTCGTCTATCTAGAGCCTCCGTTGAAGAAATCGTACTCGACATCTGGAACGGGCAGTTTTACAAGATTCCCACCTCCTTATTTAATTGCCAGGACTTGATTCATTTGGAATTGTACGGATGTTTGGTGAAAATTCCATCGACGTTTGAAGGATTCAAGAACTTGGAAAGTTTGGATCTTCAGTTCATTGAGCTGTCTCCGGACGGGCTTGAGGCTCTGATTTCTAGCTGCCCCCTACTAAAACATTTGATTTTGAACAATCTAGTGGGGATTACGCAAGTTAATCTTGAAGCTAGCAACCTTGAGTGGCTTGATGTTCAAGGAGCTTTTCAGGATGTAGCTTTTGGTGTTATGAACAGTTTGAAGTCAGTCACGGTAGGTTTCTCTGACGATATTGCTAACAAACATGGACCCGATAATGCCAACACGATCAGTTTGCACAAGCTCTTCCAAAATCTGCCCAAAATTCAGAGTCTCAAGCTTGAAAATTACTCACTGAAG TATTTGGCTATTGGAAATGTTCCGCAGACACTGCCTATTGAACCACTACATTTGAATTACCTCTTCACTTGCATAGACTTCAATAGTGTGGAGGAGATTTTGACTGTTATTTGCCTGATTAGAAGCTCACCTCAGTTGAAACAAGTAGACTTTCAG AATCGAGCCAAGGATCAACAGACTACAAGGATCGGGACAATGGCCGActtttgggaagaccatggTGTGTGTTGCCTAGAACAAGTACAAGTTGTATCGGTGGGTGGGATTTTTGGCAGTGAGCTAGAGCTAGAATTGATGAAGTTTATGCTTACTAGCTTGCCGAACCTACAAAAGATGACGATCCAGCCTAATTCCACGTGTGGGGAAGGTAAGTTGCTCAGGGAGTTGCTGCGGTCCCGACGAGCCTCAACGCAAGCAGAGGTGATCTTTATCTAA
- the LOC115757526 gene encoding type IV inositol polyphosphate 5-phosphatase 11, protein MMKILEMGYCCRRRSRTQRSNPTGNMVSRAITAQQEGIRTVRSCNSCDFSSDPDFCICLVTWNMNGQVSYEDLEELVGSKRKFDLLVVGLQEAPRKSISRMLQATLAKTHTLLGKAIMQSVQLYVFGPKNSDLYTEELKVDKQSVGGLGGLIRRKKGAVAIRINFRGIQMVFISCHLSAHAHNVEERNSQCRRISHSLFTKSKHRNPYAPPAQLTVWLGDLNYRLQGIDNQPARKLIRKDLHKMLIGKDQLLQEAERGEVFSGYCEGTLKFKPTYKYDVGSSDYDTSPKVRVPSWTDRILFKIEDADKVKAILRSYESVDTIESSDHKPVKAHLCLKLIPNHDE, encoded by the exons ATGATGAAGATTCTTGAAATGGGTTATTGCTGCAGAAGAAGGTCCAGGACGCAGAGATCGAACCCCACGGGCAACATGGTCAGCCGTGCCATCACAGCTCAGCAAGAAGGAATTAGGACGGTTCGGTCGTGCAATTCATGCGACTTCTCGAGTGACCCCGACTTCTGCATTTGCTTGGTCACTTGGAACATGAATGGCCAG GTATCTTATGAAGATCTTGAGGAGCTGGTCGGGAGCAAGCGGAAGTTCGACCTGCTGGTCGTGGGCTTGCAAGAAGCGCCGCGAAAGAGCATCTCAAGAATGTTGCAAGCAACTTTGGCCAAAACACACAC CTTGTTAGGAAAAGCCATCATGCAATCCGTGCAGCTATATGTGTTCGGACCCAAGAACTCTGACCTGTACACCGAAG aattgaaagtCGACAAGCAATCCGTCGGGGGACTCGGAGGACTGATTAGGAGGAAAAAGGGAGCCGTCGCGATTCGCATCAATTTCAGAGGTATCCAAATGGTGTTCATCTCCTGCCATCTCTCTG CTCATGCACACAATGTGGAGGAGAGGAACTCGCAGTGCAGGCGCATATCCCACTCCCTCTTCACCAAGTCCAAGCACCGGAACCCTTATGCGCCGCCCGCCCAACTCACCGTCTGGTTGGGCGATCTCAACTACCGACTGCAAGGCATCGACAACCAACCCGCCCGAAAGTTGATCCGCAAGGATCTCCACAAG ATGCTGATAGGAAAGGATCAACTCTTGCAAGAGGCTGAGAGGGGAGAGGTATTCAGCGGATACTGCGAGGGTACGCTCAAATTCAAGCCCACCTACAAATATGATGTCGGAAGCAGCGACTATGATACAAGTCCAAAG GTACGAGTGCCATCATGGACGGACAGGATCTTGTTCAAGATAGAAGATGCCGACAAAGTCAAAGCAATTTTACGGTCCTATGAATCGGTGGACACTATCGAGAGTTCTGATCATAAGCCAGTGAAAGCCCATCTGTGCTTAAAGCTAATCCCTAACCACGatgaatga
- the LOC125313876 gene encoding uncharacterized protein LOC125313876, which yields MNSLKSVTVGFSNDIANKRGPDNANSSNLHKLFQNLPKIQSLKLENYSLKNRAKDQQTTRIGTMADFWEDHRACCLEQAQVVSMGSISGSELELELMKFMLTSPPKLQTMTIRPNSTCEEGKLLRELLRSQRASTQAEVIFT from the exons ATGAACAGTTTGAAGTCAGTCACGGTAGGTTTCTCCAATGATATTGCTAACAAACGTGGACCCGATAATGCCAACTCGAGCAATTTGCACAAACTCTTCCAAAATCTGCCCAAAATTCAGAGTCTCAAGCTTGAAAATTACTCTCTGAAG AATCGTGCCAAGGATCAACAGACTACAAGGATCGGGACAATGGCCGACTTTTGGGAAGACCACCGTGCGTGTTGCCTAGAACAAGCCCAAGTTGTATCAATGGGCAGCATTTCTGGCAGTGAGCTAGAGCTGGAATTGATGAAGTTTATGCTTACTAGCCCGCCGAAACTACAAACGATGACGATCCGGCCAAATTCCACATGTGAAGAAGGCAAGTTGCTCAGGGAATTGTTGCGGTCTCAACGAGCCTCAACGCAAGCAGAGGTGATCTTTACCTGA